A window of Diorhabda carinulata isolate Delta chromosome 7, icDioCari1.1, whole genome shotgun sequence contains these coding sequences:
- the LOC130896423 gene encoding uncharacterized protein LOC130896423 codes for MVFSPNRNSYFYRNFTCFIDIITTVYDVKLNSLNTMASVGNTSIYRIGVFLLLLNVLHNVRAIPHFSANTQDLVQREVDISQVPIYFENYIQCRYQICENSEDYPEEAITNVMKNTENIRDFFGVVLNSSIYDTNILASRFGEVGPIKKLCYTEYNGTFTPRVLRNAQLVWKYIINIDGYYQRFSAQICKKYQGSKKSDEPCPQFGYECRQSYTEVHLLTYEDGVVDFDKFVIPTTCNCICDL; via the exons ATGGTTTTTTCCCCAAACCgcaattcttatttttatcgCAATTTTACATGTTTCATCGATATTATAACGACAGTTTATGATGTGAAACTCAACTCACTCAACACCATGGCTTCTGTTGGTAACACCTCGATCTATAGAATTGgtgttttcttattattgttaAACGTTCTACATAACGTG CGTGCCATCCCGCATTTTTCTGCTAATACGCAGGATTTAGTTCAAAGAGAAGTGGATATATCACAAGTACCAATTTATTTCGAGAATTATATACAATGTAGGTATCAAATATGTGAAAACAGTGAGGATTATCCAGAAGAGGCTATCACGAACGTtatgaaaaatactgaaaatatacGAGATTTCTTTGGGGTTGttttaaattcttcaatatatGACACTAATATTTTAGCATCCAG atttggTGAAGTAGgacctataaaaaaattatgttatacGGAATATAATGGTACATTTACTCCAAGAGTCCTTAGGAATGCCCAATTGGTgtggaaatatataattaacataGATGGGTATTATCAGCGATTTAGTGCACAAATTTGTAAAAA gTACCAAGGCTCTAAAAAATCAGA tgaaCCTTGCCCTCAATTCGGTTATGAATGTCGACAGAGTTACACGGAAGTTCATCTTCTTACTTATGAAGATGGCGTCGTAGATTTTGACAAGTTCGTAATACCAACAACATGTAACTGCATATGTGATTTATAG